One genomic region from Xylanivirga thermophila encodes:
- a CDS encoding polysaccharide deacetylase family protein encodes MALFIRTIIKYILVPIGIIYAAFNKSKDEILILMYHRVDDDVKRELAVTRRDFNWQMNYLYRKGYNVIPMDEAYFRIWEHSIRGKNIVITFDDGYEDYYTNAYPVLKRYGFPSIVYLCPGYIGTDKKYWWDKDEKHARLMQWKHIYRLNQEDLVDFGSHTMTHVDMDKLKREEFDTELGMSKRLMEDRLNRSIRHFAYPRGIYSKFGEEALGRYYDTGVLISNGKKIDKECNICNAYTLKRIPILKSDGRYLFIARIKGWLVLEEVIRKFIMSYRTGRRR; translated from the coding sequence ATGGCACTTTTTATAAGAACTATTATAAAATATATTCTTGTACCGATCGGCATAATATATGCTGCATTTAACAAGTCAAAAGACGAGATCCTAATATTGATGTACCATAGGGTAGACGATGATGTAAAAAGGGAACTGGCAGTTACCAGACGGGATTTTAACTGGCAGATGAACTACCTATACAGGAAGGGATATAACGTGATCCCGATGGATGAAGCCTATTTTAGGATATGGGAACATAGTATAAGGGGAAAGAATATAGTAATCACATTTGATGACGGATACGAAGATTATTATACAAATGCCTATCCAGTGCTTAAAAGATATGGATTTCCATCTATTGTATACCTATGTCCGGGATATATAGGTACAGATAAAAAGTATTGGTGGGATAAGGATGAAAAACATGCGCGTTTGATGCAATGGAAGCATATATATAGATTAAACCAGGAGGATTTGGTGGATTTCGGTAGTCATACCATGACGCATGTAGATATGGACAAATTGAAGAGGGAAGAATTTGATACAGAGCTCGGTATGTCTAAAAGGCTAATGGAAGATAGGTTAAATAGAAGCATCAGGCATTTTGCATATCCAAGGGGCATATACAGTAAGTTTGGGGAAGAGGCCCTAGGTCGGTATTATGATACGGGGGTACTTATCTCCAATGGAAAAAAGATAGATAAAGAATGTAATATATGTAATGCCTATACATTAAAGAGGATACCAATATTAAAAAGCGATGGACGATATCTTTTTATAGCTAGGATAAAGGGTTGGCTCGTGTTGGAAGAGGTTATTAGAAAATTTATCATGTCATATCGTACTGGCAGGAGGAGATAG